Proteins from a single region of Phycisphaeraceae bacterium D3-23:
- a CDS encoding FAD-binding protein codes for MASEPRVIVVGGGLAGLAASVRVAEAGVAVDLFSMVPVKRSHSVCAQGGINACTEPVRQEGFSEYDHFDETLYGGDFLNHQPPVYEMTHWAPRIIDLLDRMGVPFDRTSEGFLDRRYFGGSVFRRTHFTGASTGQQLLYGLDEQTRRYETQGKVTKHEFWEFLWPVVDPDGVCRGIVAQDMRTMEVKSFRADAVVMATGGCGLIFGKSTMSVICTGGAASRCYQAGAWLGNPEMIQVHPTAIPGEDKCRLMSESARGEGGRVWLPGIQDENGDWKPHPDAGRHPNEIPEDERYYVLEEMYSTYGPTKRHGNLVSRDVATRGIFFAVQQGFGIGGGKMAYLDITHLPADTKEKLAAILEIYEKFTGDDPRHVPMKIFPAVHYSMGGLYAIYETEQEPKPKFLTDLLPDDAGQQKDPSKPAHPGMVQGSHYNMMTNVKGLYALGEVNFSYHGATRLGANALLSCIFDGLFCGLGIANYAREMAKHDAAADVDAAVFDAVVKQETDKSDRFIATVDAADEGVNPYELHRKLGEIMTEELTVVRTQEGMKRALDIVRGYIADYQNIKLGDQGHWTNQNLSFTRALGDMLIYAEAMLLAGIDRKESRGCHYCSDQDGRNDEKYMKTAVCQYDPATGQHAVKWEDVPIPLIEPRIRDYGGKKKETKVTVKPELATAADPGEDRNNPDPV; via the coding sequence ATGGCATCTGAACCCAGAGTGATTGTGGTCGGCGGCGGGCTCGCGGGGCTCGCGGCGTCGGTCCGCGTGGCCGAGGCCGGCGTCGCGGTGGACCTGTTCTCGATGGTCCCCGTAAAACGCAGCCACAGCGTCTGCGCCCAGGGCGGCATCAACGCCTGCACCGAGCCCGTCCGACAGGAGGGCTTCTCCGAGTACGACCACTTCGACGAGACGCTCTACGGCGGGGACTTCCTCAACCACCAGCCGCCCGTCTACGAGATGACGCACTGGGCCCCGCGCATCATCGACCTGCTCGACCGCATGGGCGTGCCCTTCGACCGAACGTCCGAGGGCTTCCTCGACCGGCGGTACTTCGGCGGGTCCGTCTTCCGACGCACGCATTTCACCGGCGCGTCAACGGGCCAGCAACTCCTCTACGGGCTCGACGAACAGACACGCCGCTACGAGACGCAGGGCAAAGTCACCAAGCACGAGTTCTGGGAGTTCCTCTGGCCCGTCGTTGACCCGGACGGCGTCTGCCGGGGCATCGTCGCGCAGGACATGCGGACGATGGAGGTTAAGTCTTTCCGCGCCGATGCCGTGGTGATGGCGACCGGCGGGTGCGGGCTGATTTTTGGCAAGTCCACCATGTCCGTCATCTGCACGGGCGGCGCGGCCAGCCGCTGCTACCAGGCCGGCGCCTGGCTGGGCAACCCCGAGATGATCCAGGTCCACCCCACCGCCATCCCCGGCGAGGACAAGTGCCGGCTCATGTCCGAGTCCGCGCGCGGCGAGGGCGGACGCGTCTGGCTCCCCGGTATCCAGGACGAGAACGGCGACTGGAAGCCCCACCCCGACGCCGGCCGACACCCCAACGAGATCCCCGAGGACGAGCGCTACTACGTCCTCGAAGAGATGTACTCGACTTACGGCCCCACCAAACGCCACGGCAACCTCGTCTCCCGCGACGTCGCCACCCGCGGCATCTTCTTCGCCGTGCAGCAGGGCTTCGGCATCGGCGGCGGGAAGATGGCCTACCTCGACATCACCCACCTCCCGGCCGACACCAAGGAAAAACTCGCCGCGATCCTCGAGATCTATGAAAAGTTCACCGGCGACGACCCGCGCCACGTCCCGATGAAGATCTTCCCGGCCGTGCACTACTCCATGGGCGGGCTCTACGCGATCTACGAGACCGAGCAGGAGCCCAAGCCCAAGTTCCTCACCGACCTGCTGCCCGACGACGCGGGCCAGCAGAAGGACCCGAGCAAGCCCGCGCACCCCGGCATGGTGCAGGGCTCGCACTACAACATGATGACCAACGTCAAGGGGCTCTACGCCCTGGGCGAGGTCAACTTCTCCTACCACGGCGCGACCCGGCTGGGCGCAAACGCGCTCTTGTCGTGCATCTTTGACGGCCTGTTCTGCGGGCTGGGCATCGCGAACTACGCGCGCGAGATGGCCAAGCACGACGCGGCGGCGGATGTCGACGCGGCCGTGTTCGACGCGGTGGTCAAGCAGGAGACCGACAAGTCCGACCGGTTCATCGCGACGGTCGACGCGGCCGACGAGGGCGTCAACCCTTACGAGCTGCACCGCAAGCTCGGCGAGATCATGACCGAAGAGCTCACCGTCGTCCGTACGCAGGAGGGTATGAAGCGCGCCCTCGACATCGTGCGCGGCTACATCGCCGACTACCAGAACATCAAGCTCGGCGACCAGGGCCACTGGACCAACCAGAACCTGAGCTTCACCCGTGCGCTGGGCGACATGCTCATCTACGCCGAGGCGATGCTGCTCGCAGGGATCGACCGCAAGGAGTCGCGCGGCTGCCACTACTGCTCGGACCAGGACGGCCGCAACGACGAGAAGTACATGAAGACCGCCGTGTGCCAGTACGACCCCGCCACCGGGCAGCACGCGGTCAAGTGGGAGGATGTCCCCATCCCGCTGATCGAGCCCCGCATCCGCGACTACGGCGGGAAGAAGAAAGAAACCAAAGTCACCGTCAAACCCGAGTTGGCGACTGCCGCCGACCCGGGCGAAGACCGCAACAACCCCGACCCCGTGTAG